The window AAAATAAAGAAGCCGGTGCACCTCCTCCACCGTCATCCGCTCGGGGCCTTCCTTCACGCGCTCCACGGAATCGCCGGCCCGGACCTCGCCCTCTTCGAGAACGCGCAGGTAGTAGCCCACGCGGTTGCTCTCCATGAATCTCTTCACAAAAGGCGAGAGGCCCAGCCGAAGCTCTAGCTTGTAGCAGGGCACCCGCGGCTGACTCACCTCCAGAAGAGCATCCCCGATGCGGAAAACATCTCCCACATGAACAGCACTCTCCCGCATTCCCTCGAGGGTGAAGTTCTCCCCAAAACTCCCCGGGGAGAGATCATCGTGCTCCAGTTCCCTTTTCCAGAATTCGTAGTTCTCCCAGGGATAGGCATAGACCGCTTTGTGTTCGCCGCCGTGGGCCTTCAGATCGGCCTGGCCGTCCCCCGCCAGATTCAGCCGGCCCAGCCAGACGTTTCCGCCCACCGGCTCCTTGAAGATGCCGGTGGCGATCATCTTGTCCTGATAGGCGACGGTCCGGGGTTTTCCGACATTCACTGAAATGAGACACATCATCTCCCCTCCCGGAGCCTGCGAACTTCCGCTTCCAGCGCGGCGATGCGTTCGCGGTATTCCTCGATGACCGGCGCGATTTCTGCTTCGGTATAGCGCGGCACGATGTGCGCCGGACAATTCATGCGCCACGCCTCGATGTGAAACACAAAGGCGCGCTCGGGACGTGCCCCGTAGGCGGGATCCGCCACCTTATCGAGAAGGGCGGGATCGTCCTCCACAACCCCGGCGGAACCCCAAATCTTCAGGCGGCGGCGATTGGGGTAGTCCATGAGAAACAGATAGGCCTTGCCGTTCTCAGCCAGATTGCCGAGGGAGATGTATTGCCGGTTCCCGCGGAAGTCAGCGAAGGCCAGCGTCCGCAAATCCATCACCCGGATGAACCCCCGGGGGCCGCCCCGGTGTTGAATGTAGGGACGGCCCCCGGCGCTTGCCGTGCCGAGGTAGAGCGAGTCCCTTTCAGAGATGAATTCGATGATGTTCGGCTCCAGATCCTGCTGCCACTCGTCATTCTCTTCCATGCGCGCATAGGCCGGGCGCGAGCCCAGCTTCTCCTGCGCCTTTTTCACCGCAGGCGTAAAAGCAATGTCACTGACGAAGTGCTTCATTCCTGCCTCCCCGCGAATCCCGGCTGAAGAGGATATTATGCCCCATTCTGCGGCCGGCATCTTCCGGCCGACAAAAAAAGGGCGGGGAG of the bacterium genome contains:
- a CDS encoding pyridoxamine 5'-phosphate oxidase family protein, whose amino-acid sequence is MKHFVSDIAFTPAVKKAQEKLGSRPAYARMEENDEWQQDLEPNIIEFISERDSLYLGTASAGGRPYIQHRGGPRGFIRVMDLRTLAFADFRGNRQYISLGNLAENGKAYLFLMDYPNRRRLKIWGSAGVVEDDPALLDKVADPAYGARPERAFVFHIEAWRMNCPAHIVPRYTEAEIAPVIEEYRERIAALEAEVRRLREGR
- a CDS encoding MOSC domain-containing protein, whose product is MMCLISVNVGKPRTVAYQDKMIATGIFKEPVGGNVWLGRLNLAGDGQADLKAHGGEHKAVYAYPWENYEFWKRELEHDDLSPGSFGENFTLEGMRESAVHVGDVFRIGDALLEVSQPRVPCYKLELRLGLSPFVKRFMESNRVGYYLRVLEEGEVRAGDSVERVKEGPERMTVEEVHRLLYFDAEKEAGAARALRIPALAPGWRGSFEKILGMPGGESVPR